The Deltaproteobacteria bacterium DNA window GAGCTTCTTGTGCCCATGCGTCGTTTTCAGACAAGGCCCAAGTTTGCCACAAACGATGAGCCACTTTATTAATCAGAGTATCGAGCCCGAAACCAGTTATTGCCGAAACAGCAATACCTCGGTTTGTTGCAATAAGCATAGCTTCACGATGCGGCAAAAGATCAGCTTTGTTATAAACAGTTATTCGCGTAATACCATCGAGTTGCAAATCATGTAAAACTTCAAGCACCACAGCAGATTTTGTTTCATGCATCGGGTCGGTAATATCTATTACATGCAAAAGCAAATCAGCATTTTCTAATTCCTCTAAAGTTGCACGAAAAGCACGCAAGAGATCTGCAGGTAAATCACGGATAAACCCAACGGTATCAGTAATTATAGCTTCACGTTCCGCCGGGAATCGTAATCTACGACTTGTGGGATCAAGTGTTGCAAATAATTGATTAGCAACTAATACATCACTACGCGTTAGCCGATTTAATAGTGTCGATTTCCCGGCATTAGTGTAGCCAACAATAGATACTGTTGGCAGTGCAGAACGTATTCGCAAACTGCGACGTAAACTGCGTGTTCGTGATATTTTATTTATCTCTCGTTCTAAACGATTAATGCGTTCGCGAGCACGACGTCGATTAATTTCCAGTTTGGTTTCACCTGGTCCACGTCCCCCGATACCGCCGGTTAAACGTGAAAGACCAGCATCAAGATCAGTAAGACGAGGCAAATTGTATTTCAGTTGTGCCAGTTCAACTTGCAGTTTACCATCACGGCTTTTTGCATGTTGGGCAAAAATATCTAATATTAGTTGGGTACGGTCGATAACCTTAAGTTCAGTTGTAGATGCAATGGCACGTGCTTGTGCAGGCGTCATGTTGTGATCAACAATAATCAACCCTGCATCAACATCAAGGCAACGCAAGACTACTTCTTCAAGTTTGCCTTTACCAACAATATATTTAGCATCTACTTGTCGTCGTAATTGAATCACCGTGTCTTCGATATGTACACCTGCGGTATTGGCCAGTTCACGAATTTCGGTAAGACGCCAATCAGCAGTATTTCGATCAGCATAAACCCCAACAATAACGGCGCGAATTTTATCTTTGCCTTTTTGCTGATGTCCACGAACTCTTGATATTTCTTCTTCAAGTGAAGCGATTAATTGTTTAAAATCAATATCAAGTTCATGAATGCTACGTGTTTTTGCTTTATGATATGGAATATCTGCATTAGAAGGTAAAAGATGAGCATACTCTAATTCGCCTGGTTCACCTGTTTCATTTACCTTTAACGTACAAACTAAATCTAAGCGTAATTTAGTGAGATCAGCAAAATCGTCATCATTTAGGCCACCCGCAAATACTGTGTGAATATGGCGCAACCCTCGCAAATGCCCCTGGCCTACGCGTTGTCTACCGATATCGGGCAAATAAATACGTTGCGGCTCACCAACAAATGTATATTCAATATGTCCTGAGCGATTGACTAAAACCCCAATTTCACGACCAACT harbors:
- the hflX gene encoding GTPase HflX, which produces MKTISGNIVGLKPSQHRALERTYHRRVVPNRILGIELARHLAWIAHEVGREIGVLVNRSGHIEYTFVGEPQRIYLPDIGRQRVGQGHLRGLRHIHTVFAGGLNDDDFADLTKLRLDLVCTLKVNETGEPGELEYAHLLPSNADIPYHKAKTRSIHELDIDFKQLIASLEEEISRVRGHQQKGKDKIRAVIVGVYADRNTADWRLTEIRELANTAGVHIEDTVIQLRRQVDAKYIVGKGKLEEVVLRCLDVDAGLIIVDHNMTPAQARAIASTTELKVIDRTQLILDIFAQHAKSRDGKLQVELAQLKYNLPRLTDLDAGLSRLTGGIGGRGPGETKLEINRRRARERINRLEREINKISRTRSLRRSLRIRSALPTVSIVGYTNAGKSTLLNRLTRSDVLVANQLFATLDPTSRRLRFPAEREAIITDTVGFIRDLPADLLRAFRATLEELENADLLLHVIDITDPMHETKSAVVLEVLHDLQLDGITRITVYNKADLLPHREAMLIATNRGIAVSAITGFGLDTLINKVAHRLWQTWALSENDAWAQEA